The Cardiocondyla obscurior isolate alpha-2009 linkage group LG05, Cobs3.1, whole genome shotgun sequence genomic sequence CATTGTACCcaataattgtatatttggATGATCGTTAAGTTTAGTCATGTAATCCAACGTCCATTGAAAATCACGAACAGTAGTATCACTCACATACCATGGATATAATTTTGCATGAAACGTTATTTTAGTTGTAGGTGCAATAGTAACCAAGAAAGCTGCTAAACATAGATCAGTAAAAAGCTCATATCCTGCATTATCAAGCACTATATGAATATCATCGttttctttcatctttttattCACAGTGTCCCACACGATCTCCCAATCGTTTACtagtatatttttctttaaatgctCTACTATCGTGAGTGGATTACCAGTTTTACTACAAGAGGAGCCAGAAGTTGCAGACAGATCATAtctggaaaaataaaaattatttataatgcaaTATATGAAAGATAGACATATTAAAATTCAGTAGAAATAGTTTAACCTGTTGCCCCACAAACTCAATTCCAAAAGTTTCAGGAAGTCATTCTTTGAGTTCTCTATATTGTATTCCTTGTTacatattatatcttttatatacaCAGTAATTAGCTCTATAGAGTCAatggaattaataaattcattttgcttttaatattcaaatggATCATAACTGTGCATGGTATTCCTAGGattgtaaaaagatatttaaatttttgtaaagaaatttCTGTTACGTTCAGTATATCGAAACTTACGTCAATCTAATTTCTTGAGCTAATACACGATACATGTAGGTTTCACAGTACAACCATCGCGTATTAAACCACGTGGGGATGTTAGCTTCGATGGACGTTCTGtcttctaaatatttattccacTCTTCTGCGTCATTGATAACTGTAGTGTTTAAACGCAATGGCTTTAGAGCTTTATTAGTAACTATTTCATTTTTCAGTTGACTTATAAATCCTATGATCTCTTTGATATCTTCTTCTGCATcctgtataatttaatagtatATATTAGAGGCCAAAatagtaaaatcaaattaacttctacatatacatacactCACACACAAATTCTTttgaatatgtattttataattaccgGACCATATGTAgcaataattttgcttttattcTGACACAATGTGTCgacaatttttgttaatatcacGGGCATTCTGTCTCTGATAGTTACATGAGCGTAGCTtctgcaatataaaaaaaaaaagttatcatctctttatctctttattAAAGGTCAATGAGTTAATGGCAAGTAAATCGGACAAACAAGGTTAATCAATTCAGCAAATTACCTC encodes the following:
- the LOC139102763 gene encoding LOW QUALITY PROTEIN: damage-control phosphatase ARMT1-like (The sequence of the model RefSeq protein was modified relative to this genomic sequence to represent the inferred CDS: substituted 1 base at 1 genomic stop codon), whose product is MQICRWWHQLKYTMTQNDPRIPNLQDTVTPFSRQLCGIYKRSYAHVTIRDRMPVILTKIVDTLCQNKSKIIATYGPDAEEDIKEIIGFISQLKNEIVTNKALKPLRLNTTVINDAEEWNKYLEDRTSIEANIPTWFNTRWLYCETYMYRVLAQEIRLTNTMHSYDPFEYXKQNEFINSIDSIELITVYIKDIICNKEYNIENSKNDFLKLLELSLWGNRYDLSATSGSSCSKTGNPLTIVEHLKKNILVNDWEIVWDTVNKKMKENDDIHIVLDNAGYELFTDLCLAAFLVTIAPTTKITFHAKLYPWYVSDTTVRDFQWTLDYMTKLNDHPNIQLLGTMFTNLTDRQVWCIKDEPYWTGPYDFRRIIDKGKNIYAEFADAKLVIFKGDLNYRKLLGDVNYPYDTSFATALKTFQPTNILSLRTMKSDICIGLSTNIAKLFIEDYMKLTAGEYGLIEAAMFKI